A region of the Conyzicola lurida genome:
ATCCGGATGGCGCGGCCGTCGAGCCGCGCTGGGCTGGCACCCGGTCGCGGATACTGCTGGTCGTCGCGCTCGTCGGCGGCACCGCCATCCTGACGCCCATCTTTTCTGCACTGGGTTCGTACGAGCCGGTGTGGGCCGACGCCTGGATCTTTATGGGGTCGCTGCTCGCCACCTACGGCATGGCCAAGGGCTGGGTCGAGTTCTGGCTGATCTGGGTCGCGGTCGACCTGGTCGGCGTGCCCCTGCTGTTCGGCGCCGGCTACTACGCCTCGGGGCTCATGTACGTGTTCTACGGCGCATTCACGCTCGTCGGGTTCTTCGTCTGGGCGCGGGCGCGCACCAAGCCGAAGGTCGCGGTCGAGTTCCCGGATCCGACACTGCAGCGGTAGTCCGCGGCTCATCGCGGCTCATCGCGGCTTGTCACGCTCTCGGGCGAACGTCAGCGCCCGCGCGTAGAGTCGTTGGTTGACGAAAGTTGGCTTTCCCCCATGACCCTCATCCCGCCCGTGACCCGGCTCGACGCCCTCAGTGACGTCGAGATCCGCGGCATCCGCGCCGATTTCCCGATCCTCTCGACGGAGGTGAACGGGGCGTCGCTCGTCTACCTCGACTCGGGTGCCACCTCGCAGAAGCCGGTGCAGGTGCTCGACGCCGAGCGCTCGTTCTACGAGCGCGACAACGCCGCGGTGCACCGCGGGGCACACACGCTCGCCGCACTCGCGACCGAGTCGTTCGAGGACGCCCGGTCGACCGTCGCGCGCTTCGTCGGTGTACGCGAGGACGAGATCGTCTGGACGTCGAACGCCACCGAGGGCATCAACCTCATCGCCTACGCGATGTCGAACGCCAGCCTCGGCCGCGGCGACGAGGCATCGGCCTCGCTGCGACTCGGCGAGGGCGACGAGATCGTCGTCACCGAGATGGAGCACCACGCCAACCTGATCCCGTGGCAGGAACTCGCGGCGCGCACCGGAGCGACGCTGCGCTACATCCCCGTGCACGACGACGGGTCGCTCGTGCTCGACGACCTCGACGAGATCGTCAACGAGCGCACGCGCGTGCTCGCCTTCACCCACGTCTCCAACGTGCTCGGCATCGTGAACCCCGTCGACGTGCTCGTCGCGCGGGCCCGGCAGGTCGGCGCGCTCACCGTGCTCGACGCCTGCCAGTCGGCGCCGCACCTCGCGCTCGACCTCGTGGCGCTCGACGTCGACTTCGCCGTGTTCTCGGGCCACAAGATGCTCGGCCCCACCGGCGTCGGCGTGCTCTACGGGCGCGGCGCCCTGCTCGCCGCCCTCCCGCCGTTCCTCACCGGCGGTTCGATGATCACCACCGTCACGATGGAGAAGGCCGAGTACCTCGAAGCGCCGCAGCGGTTCGAAGCCGGCACGCAGCGCGTGTCGCAGACGGTCGCGCTCGCCGCGGCGGTGCGCTACCTGTCGGCGGTCGGCATGGACCGCATCGCCGAGCACGAAGCGCGGCTGGGCGAGCGGCTGGTCGCCGGTCTCGCCGAGATCCCCGGCGTGCGCGTGCTCGGGCAGCCCGCGGGCACGCACCGGGTCGGACTCGCCAGCTTCGACGTCGCCGGCGTGCACTCGCACGACGTCGGGCAGTTCCTCGACGACCGCGGAATCGCCGTGCGCGTCGGGCACCACTGCGCCCAGCCGCTGCACCGCCGCCTCGGCGTCACCGCGTCGACCCGCGCGAGCGCCTACCTGTACACGACCGAGAACGAGGTCGACGAGTTCCTCGCCGGGGTCGCCGACGTCACCACTTTCTTCGGAGTTTCGGCATGAGTTCGTCCGACCTGCAGGCGCTCTACCAGGAGCTGATCCTCGACCACTCGCGTCATCCCCACGGCTTCGGCCTGCAGGAGGGCGCGGCCGCGTCGTCGCACCAGGTCAACCCGACCTGCGGCGACGAGGTCACCCTCGAGCTGCACATGCAGCCCGGAACGGACATCGTCTCGTCGGTGCGCTGGGAGGGTCACGGCTGCGCGATCTCGCAGGCCTCGGCGTCGCTGTTCACCGAGATGGCGGACTCGCTCACGCTCGACGACCTCGACTCGCGCATCGAGCTGTTCCGCACCGCGATGCGGTCGCGCGGCACGATCGAGCCCGACGAGGAGCTGCTAGGCGACGCCGCGGCACTCGGCGGGGTCTCGAAGTACATCGCGCGGGTCAAGTGCGCGATGCTCGCCTGGGTCGCGGCCGAGCACGCGATCGCGCAGGTTCGCGCGGCGTAGCTTAGGGCAGACGCTGGCGCGTCTGCCATAGCTCCACCGCGCTGAGTTGCGAGCGGGTGCGGGCGGCGTTGCCCGCGCTCGACAGGATGCGCGGCTCGCGGTCGGGCGATCCGTCCTGTTGAGCGCGCGACCGGCGCGATTCGTCCTGTCGGGCGGAGTAGGTGCGTGGCACCGTGTTCGTCATTCGGGCCGGATGGGGCGCGCGGCGCAACCTCGCCGCGCGAATCCGGCTCAGCCGGGGCTCAGCCCTGGCGCGCCAGCAGCGAGTCGAGTTCCTCGGGCGTCGACGGGGGAGCGATGAGGAAGCCCTGCGCGCGGTCGCAGTGCAGTTCGCGGGCGTGCTCGAGGTGCTCCGCGCTCTCCACGCCCTCGGCCACGACGCGCAGGCCGCGGTGCAGGGCGTTATCGACGATCTCGGTGAGCTGCGGTTCGACGTCGCGCTGCACGAGCGACTTGTCGAGCTTCACCTCGGTGGCGGGCAGGGTGCGCAGCTGGTCGATGGTGGAGTGCCCGGTGCCGAAGTCGTCGACCGAGATGCCGACGCCGAGCGACGAGAGCGCCTCGAGGCTGGCCCGGGTGGTCACGCTCGTCTCGACCGGGCTGGACTCGGTGATCTCGAGCGTGAGGTGGTGCGGGTCGAACGACACGGCCAGCAGCGTTTCGGCGACGAGCTCGACGAACGCCGACTGTTCGAGCTGCAGCGCGGAGACGTTCACCGACACGTCGAGTTCGAAACCGCGGCGGTGCCACGCCTCCG
Encoded here:
- the sufU gene encoding Fe-S cluster assembly sulfur transfer protein SufU; the encoded protein is MSSSDLQALYQELILDHSRHPHGFGLQEGAAASSHQVNPTCGDEVTLELHMQPGTDIVSSVRWEGHGCAISQASASLFTEMADSLTLDDLDSRIELFRTAMRSRGTIEPDEELLGDAAALGGVSKYIARVKCAMLAWVAAEHAIAQVRAA
- a CDS encoding SufS family cysteine desulfurase, with product MTLIPPVTRLDALSDVEIRGIRADFPILSTEVNGASLVYLDSGATSQKPVQVLDAERSFYERDNAAVHRGAHTLAALATESFEDARSTVARFVGVREDEIVWTSNATEGINLIAYAMSNASLGRGDEASASLRLGEGDEIVVTEMEHHANLIPWQELAARTGATLRYIPVHDDGSLVLDDLDEIVNERTRVLAFTHVSNVLGIVNPVDVLVARARQVGALTVLDACQSAPHLALDLVALDVDFAVFSGHKMLGPTGVGVLYGRGALLAALPPFLTGGSMITTVTMEKAEYLEAPQRFEAGTQRVSQTVALAAAVRYLSAVGMDRIAEHEARLGERLVAGLAEIPGVRVLGQPAGTHRVGLASFDVAGVHSHDVGQFLDDRGIAVRVGHHCAQPLHRRLGVTASTRASAYLYTTENEVDEFLAGVADVTTFFGVSA
- the pnuC gene encoding nicotinamide riboside transporter PnuC, coding for MSIIHWLFDAQLVIGDQTVLWREIIGNVFGLASALGGMRRKVWAWPVGIVGNALLFTVFLGAVFGTPNPVNLLGQAGRQVMFIVVSVYGWYSWKHSKNPDGAAVEPRWAGTRSRILLVVALVGGTAILTPIFSALGSYEPVWADAWIFMGSLLATYGMAKGWVEFWLIWVAVDLVGVPLLFGAGYYASGLMYVFYGAFTLVGFFVWARARTKPKVAVEFPDPTLQR
- a CDS encoding EAL domain-containing protein, whose protein sequence is MHHSTEDARLLDELSGAVDRGEIVAYFQPQIDVHSGHVVGVEALCRWVHPHRGLLAPNHFIPLAEENGLIHALGAFMLKAGAGQAEAWHRRGFELDVSVNVSALQLEQSAFVELVAETLLAVSFDPHHLTLEITESSPVETSVTTRASLEALSSLGVGISVDDFGTGHSTIDQLRTLPATEVKLDKSLVQRDVEPQLTEIVDNALHRGLRVVAEGVESAEHLEHARELHCDRAQGFLIAPPSTPEELDSLLARQG